Proteins from one Sarcophilus harrisii chromosome 2, mSarHar1.11, whole genome shotgun sequence genomic window:
- the LOC116421682 gene encoding double-headed protease inhibitor, submandibular gland-like has translation MMKSAILAFLALATSTWAFSDDNQAKVSQVKGTKINCSKYSMVQDNGLLCPRFFDPLCGSDGNDYSNECMLCASNLEKKQNIRKLHDGKCVQCPKEEQPLCTLELRLHCASDGIAYSNKCTFCNAVVKSRNRLTLKNYGAC, from the exons ATGATGAAGTCAGCAATTCTGGCTTTTTTGGCCCTGGCCACATCTACGTGGGCTTTCTCTGATG atAATCAAGCAAAAGTAAGTCAAGTAAAAGGGACAAAG atTAACTGCAGTAAATATTCTATGGTACAGGACAACGGTTTACTATGTCCAAGGTTCTTTGATCCACTATGTGGTAGTGATGGAAATGATTACAGCAATGAATGCATGCTCTGTGCTTCTAATCT ggagaaaaaacagaatatCAGAAAGCTGCATGATGGAAAATGT GTTCAGTGTCCAAAAGAAGAACAGCCTTTGTGCACCCTTGAGTTAAGGCTCCACTGTGCTTCGGATGGAATAGCTTATTCCAATAAATGTACCTTCTGCAATGCTGTTGT GAAAAGCAGGAATCGTTTAACCTTAAAAAATTATGGAGCTTGCTGA